A region from the Panicum hallii strain FIL2 chromosome 1, PHallii_v3.1, whole genome shotgun sequence genome encodes:
- the LOC112878810 gene encoding sugar transport protein MST1-like, with translation MTGGGALAVGSEGGGGGAITFTVVMSCLTAASGGLLLGYDISVTGGLMQMESFLQAFFPEILRKTNNAQQDAYCIFRNQELTMFVSSLYLAAILSSLVSGHLTRTVGRRNSMLIGGFLFLAGVVLNFTAVNISMLVIGRILLGLAVGFTSLSAPVYLAEIAPARWRGAFTSCFHFFFNLGMLMADLANYGTNTIPRWGWRLSLGVGLVPAAVIIVGAALIPDTPNSLVLRGRLDEARASLRRIRGAAADTEAELESIARAVEQDRRHASGAFRRLFCRREYRPHLVIAVATPVFFDLTGMIVVSIFTPLLFYTVGFTNQKAILGSIITDVVSLASIAVAGLAVDRYGRRSLLMLGSAVLILSQVAMAWVFGARLGTDGGKSMPRGYAAAVVALVCVYTAGFGLSWGPLKWVVTTEIFPLEVRPAALGLGGAISGVLVFVQSQSFLEMLCSFKYATFLFYAGWVVVMVASVAAFLPETRGVPIEAMGAVWERHWYWNRFVTPAPASAPAKISDGPV, from the exons ATGACCGGAGGGGGCGCGCTCGCCGTCGGCTcggaaggcggcggtggcggcgcgatAACGTTCACGGTTGTGATGAGCTGCCTCACCGCGGCCTCCGGCGGGCTCCTGCTTGGATACGACATCAGTGTTACAG GAGGATTGATGCAGATGGAATCGTTCCTCCAGGCGTTCTTCCCGGAGATCCTCCGGAAGACGAACAATGCGCAGCAGGACGCGTACTGCATCTTTAGAAACCAGGAGCTCACCATGTTCGTCTCCTCGTTATACCTCGCCGCCATTCTCTCCTCCCTGGTCTCCGGCCACTTGACCAGGACGGTGGGCCGGAGGAACTCCATGCTGATCGGCGGCTTCCTGTTCTTGGCCGGCGTCGTCCTCAATTTCACTGCCGTCAACATCAGCATGCTCGTCATCGGCCGCATcctcctcggcctcgccgtcggctTCACCAGCCTG TCTGCACCGGTGTACCTGGCGGAGATAGCACCGGCACGGTGGCGAGGTGCGTTCACGAGCTGCTTCCACTTCTTCTTCAACCTGGGCATGTTAATGGCGGACCTGGCGAACTACGGCACCAACACCATCCCGAGGTGGGGCTGGCGCCTCTCGCTCGGCGTCGGCCTCGTCCCGGCCGCCGTCATAATCGTCGGCGCGGCGCTCATCCCCGACACGCCCAACAGCCTGGTGCTGCGCGGGAGGCTCGACGAGGCCCGCGCCTCGCTGCGGCGCAtccgcggggcggcggccgacaccgaggcggagctcgagagCATCGCCCGCGCCGTGGAGCAGGACCGCAGGCACGCGTCCGGCGCGTTCCGGCGCCTGTTCTGCCGGCGCGAGTACCGCCCCCACCTCGTCATTGCCGTGGCGACGCCGGTGTTCTTCGATCTGACGGGCATGATCGTGGTGTCCATTTTCACGCCGCTCCTCTTCTACACCGTCGGGTTCACGAACCAGAAGGCCATCCTGGGCTCCATCATCACCGACGTGGTCAGCCTCGCGTCCATCGCCGTCGCAGGGCTGGCCGTCGACCGCTACGGTCGCCGCTCCCTCCTCATGCTGGGGAGCGCCGTGCTGATCCTCTCCCAGGTGGCCATGGCGTGGGTCTTCGGCGCGCGGCTGGGGACCGACGGCGGGAAGTCCATGCCCCGCGGgtacgcggcggcggtggtggcgctgGTGTGCGTGTACACGGCCGGGTTCGGCTTGTCGTGGGGCCCGCTGAAGTGGGTGGTCACGACCGAGATCTTCCCGCTCGAGGTGAGGCCGGCAGCGCTAGGCCTGGGCGGCGCCATCTCCGGGGTGCTGGTCTTCGTGCAGTCGCAGTCGTTCCTGGAGATGCTGTGCAGCTTCAAGTACGCCACCTTCTTGTTCTACGCCGGGTGGGTGGTCGTCATGGTGGCGTCCGTTGCGGCGTTCCTGCCGGAGACCCGGGGCGTGCCCATCGAGGCCATGGGCGCCGTGTGGGAGCGGCACTGGTACTGGAACCGCTTCGTCACGCCGGCGCCCGCGTCAGCACCCGCCAAAATTTCAGATGGGCCGGTTTAA
- the LOC112897755 gene encoding putative pumilio homolog 8, chloroplastic, giving the protein MADGNRSAKGKEVVVDDCEPYPDSPMSGGGGGAEPSHRWHGHPTSYRGGGGGTASVEPFANHYDVYASYGAAGVGSSWVGGGTAGAGTSGGGGSYGASYGASNGGASYGGPGGSHAVDRRGGGYGMTFSQENSCGGGGSTPFPSTPHMDAPMYASFPSPFNGAGGISVPHQHARTGSNRHTGAGSSAGHELYRGNDNGGGSGTFPSPRVGDGMYNAHNNGGRPCSRSPLKWSREQLDDLVANSLRRLTIGDRARGEGLVARGRRRLSDCLANHGRQELPVDAGDQNNARSPGPGCRGPSNADPYAGRRLEDVRGTMSSIARNHPGCQFLVWMVAGSGAAAAQQVFEEVAGDIVRLMVHPVAHELVEKLVEYWTDEQITHVLQILAASPDQIVAVARNHSGSKILQMLIGRMARNPGHAELFTGTLARAGEQGMISLIEHADGGSMIMKCLDTFSAYQIRFITVVVASSLFLHRVCRDRHGCNVVTKCIDKAAGDEQLLNSLAAAVCMDGVALAEHGYGNFVVQHVMVAVPEARDWLHATLRGRYVSLSTQAASSHVVQRCLDLFSPEQADEVVGELLACHHWGFTFQQLITDPYTNYVLQSAMRRREIQMHSMLLDAISAHQNLLRDDRIAREVFRELRRLYR; this is encoded by the exons atggcggatgGGAACCGATCTGCCAAGGGCAAGGAGGTCGTCGTCGACGACTGCGAGCCTTACCCTGACAGCCccatgagcggcggcggcggcggcgccgagccgtCCCACCGCTGGCATGGCCACCCGACCAGTtaccggggcggcggcggcggcactgcgAGCGTGGAGCCGTTCGCCAATCATTACGACGTCTACGCGAGCTATGGCGCCGCCGGCGTCGGCAGTAGCTGGGTCGGTGGCGGCACCGCTGGCGCCGGCActagcggcggcggtggaagctACGGCGCCAGCTACGGGGCAAGCAATGGAGGCGCCAGCTACGGCGGCCCCGGCGGCAGCCACGCCGTTGataggcgcggcggcggctatGGCATGACCTTCTCACAGGAGAActcttgcggcggcggcggcagtacACCCTTTCCCTCGACGCCGCACATGGACGCCCCCATGTACGCGTCCTTCCCCTCCCCTTTCAACGGTGCCGGCGGTATCTCTGTGCCCCATCAGCATGCCCGCACAGGCAGCAACCGGCACACCGGCGCCGGCAGCAGCGCCGGGCACGAGCTCTACCGTGGCAATGACAATGGCGGCGGCAGTGGGACCTTTCCCTCGCCGCGCGTGGGTGACGGCATGTACAACGCGCACAACAACGGCGGGCGCCCGTGCTCGCGCTCGCCGCTCAAGTGGTCCAGGGAGCAACTTGATGACCTCGTCGCGAACTCGCTGAGGCGTCTCACCATCGGCGACCGCGCTCGCGGCGAAGGCCTCgtcgcgcgcggcaggcgccgCCTGTCCGATTGTTTGGCGAACCACGGGCGGCAAGAGCTGCCGGTCGACGCTGGCGACCAGAACAATGCTCGCTCACCCGGGCCCGGCTGCCGTGGCCCCTCGAACGCCGACCCGTACGCGGGGAGGAGGCTGGAGGACGTGAGGGGCACCATGAGCAGCATCGCCAGGAATCACCCCGGGTGCCAGTTCCTGGTCTGGATGGTGGCCGGGAGCGGGGCCGCTGCGGCGCAGCAGGTGTTCGAGGAGGTCGCCGGCGACATCGTCCGGCTCATGGTCCACCCCGTCGCTCACGAGCTCGTGGAAAAATTGGTGGAGTACTGGACCGACGAGCAGATCACGCACGTGCTCCAGATCCTTGCGGCGTCTCCCGACCAGATCGTCGCGGTTGCCAGAAACCATTCAGG GTCCAAGATCCTTCAGATGCTGATAGGCAGAATGGCTAGGAACCCCGGGCACGCTGAGCTCTTCACCGGCAccctcgcccgcgccggcgaGCAAGGCATGATCTCCCTCATAGAGCACGCGGATGGCGGCAGCATGATCATGAAATGCCTCGACACGTTCTCCGCCTACCAGATCCGG TTCATCACCGTCGTCGTCGCCAGTAGCTTGTTCCTCCACCGCGTGTGCCGTGACAGGCACGGCTGCAACGTGGTGACCAAGTGCATCGACaaggccgccggcgacgagcagctGCTGAactcgctcgccgccgccgtgtgcATGGACGGGGTCGCGCTAGCAGAGCACGGCTACGG GAACTTCGTGGTGCAGCACGTGATGGTGGCCGTGCCGGAGGCGAGGGACTGGCTGCACGCGACGCTCCGGGGGCGGTACGTGAGCCTGTCGACGCAGGCGGCCAGCAGCCACGTGGTGCAGCGGTGCCTGGACCTCTTCTCCCCGGAGCAGGCCGACGAGGTCGTCGGGGAGCTGCTCGCCTGCCACCACTGGGGCTTCACCTTCCAGCAGCTCATCACCGACCCTTACACCAACTATGTCCTTCAGTCCGCCATGAGACGCAGAGAG ATACAAATGCACAGCATGCTACTGGATGCTATCAGTGCGCACCAGAACTTACTGCGGGATGACAGGATCGCCAGGGAGGTCTTCCGGGAACTCCGAAGGTTATACCGGTGA
- the LOC112901745 gene encoding uncharacterized protein LOC112901745, with protein sequence MERAVPVRKTHASTAGLLAWSEEGSAAAAATPSPASRPCLKPAGGITPAMFGAPVTEHEAEDLSKRKMCSGSKMKEMTGSGIFAASGGTDNFESGSGAANPPNKTTLRMYQQTVTGMSQITFSAEGSVSPKKPSSLPEVAKQRELSGTLESEAASKTAKQISESKSKELSGSDIFGPPPEVPARPLAARNLELRGNLDFALPQPRSIHTSVKVSNPAGGRSNIVFGEEPVVKTAKKIHDQKFHELTGNNIFKEDAPPGSGEKALSTAKLREMSGSNIFADGKVASRDYFGGVRKPPGGGSSIALV encoded by the exons aTGGAGAGGGCAGTGCCGGTGCGGAAGACGCACGCCTCGACGGCGGGCCTGCTCGCCTGGTCGGAGGAGGgctccgccgcggcggccgccaccCCGTCTCCCGCCTCGCGCCCCTGCCTCAAG CCGGCCGGTGGGATCACGCCCGCGATGTTTGGCGCGCCGGTCACCGAGCACGAGGCCGAGGATCTGAGCAAGAG GAAAATGTGCTCTGGCTCAAAGATGAAAGAAATGACTGGGAGTGGAATATTTGCTGCGTCTGGTGGAACTGATAATTTTGAGTCTGGTTCTGGTGCAGCAAATCCTCCTAACAAAACTACTTTGAGGATGTATCAG CAAACTGTCACTGGCATGAGTCAGATAACATTTAGTGCAGAGGGAAGTGTGTCCCCCAAGAAGCCATCCTCATTGCCTGAGGTGGCCAAGCAACGAGAGCTTAGTGGCACCCTGGAGAGTGAAGCTGCTTCTAAAACGGCAAAGCAGATCTCAGAATCGAAGAGCAAGGAGCTGAGTGGGAGTGATATCTTTGGACCACCCCCTGAGGTTCCTGCTAGGCCCTTGGCTGCTCGCAATCTGGAGCTGCGAGGAAACTTGGATTTTGCACTTCCACAGCCAAGAAGCATTCACACATCAGTTAAAGTGTCCAAT CCTGCTGGAGGTCGGAGCAACATCGTTTTCGGCGAGGAACCAGTGGTCAAGACAGCAAAAAAGATTCACGATCAGAAATTCCACGAGCTGACTGGAAACAACATCTTCAAAGAAGATGCTCCCCCTGGCTCCGGTGAGAAGGCCCTGAGCACGGCGAAATTGAGGGAGATGAGTGGCAGCAACATCTTCGCCGACGGAAAGGTGGCTTCCCGGGACTACTTTGGCGGCGTCCGGAAGCCTCCTGGTGGTGGGAGCAGCATTGCGTTGGTCTAG
- the LOC112878765 gene encoding sugar transport protein MST1-like, translated as MHGGGVVLPVNGGGGPGPGDGYSSEITFTVVMSCLMAASGGLIFGYDISITGGLTQMQSFLEAFFPDIIEKMNNATQDEYCIFNSQLLTTFVSSLYLAGMLACLVAGHITKRIGRRNSMLIGASLFFVGAVLNCAAVNIAMLVVGRVLLGFAVGFTNQSAPVYLAEIAPARWRGAFTSIFHFFLNIGIFVADLVNYRANTIPVWGWRLSLGVGIIPATVILLGAAFIPDSPNSLVLRGKVEAARASLRRIRGRSADVDVELKDIMQAAEEDRRYEEGAFRRIVRREYRPHLVMAIAIPVFFELTGMIVVTLFTPLLFYTVGFTSQKAILGSIITDVVSLVSIAIAAMAVDRVGRRSLFMVGGGILLACLVAMTWIFGAELGTNGGKAMPRPYAVAVVAVVCLFTAGFGVSWGPLKWIIPSEIYPLEVRSAGQGMSEAISLALTFVQTQSFLNMLCSFKYGTFAYNAGWVVLMTAFIFFFLPETKGVPIESLREVWARHWYWKRFVKPLTPAPEPSAPKVADGPA; from the exons ATGCACGGCGGGGGAGTGGTACTGCcggtgaacggcggcggcgggccgggcCCCGGCGACGGCTACAGCAGCGAGATCACCTTCACGGTGGTGATGAGCTGCCTCATGGCGGCCTCCGGCGGGCTCATCTTCGGATACGACATCAGCATCACAG GTGGCCTGACGCAGATGCAGTCGTTCCTCGAGGCCTTCTTCCCGGACATCATCGAGAAGATGAACAACGCGACGCAGGACGAGTACTGCATCTTCAACAGCCAGCTGCTCACCACCTTCGTATCCTCGCTCTACCTCGCCGGCATGCTGGCCTGCCTGGTCGCCGGCCACATCACCAAGAGGATTGGGCGGAGGAACTCCATGCTCATCGGCGCCTCGCTCTTCTTCGTGGGCGCCGTCCTCAACTGCGCCGCCGTCAACATTGCCATGCTCGTCGTCGGCCGCGTCCTCCTCGGCTTCGCCGTCGGCTTCACCAACCAGTCCGCGCCGGTGTACCTGGCGGAGATCGCGCCGGCGAGGTGGCGCGGGGCCTTCACCAGCATCTTCCACTTCTTCCTCAACATCGGCATCTTCGTGGCCGACCTCGTCAACTACCGCGCCAACACCATCCCCGTCTGGGGCTGGCGCCTGTCCCTCGGCGTCGGCATCATCCCGGCCACCGTCATCCTGCTCGGCGCGGCCTTCATCCCGGACTCGCCCAACAGCCTCGTGCTCCGCGGGAAGGTGGAGGCCGCCCGCGCCTCGCTGCGGCGCATCCGCGGCAGGTCCGCCGACGTGGACGTGGAGCTCAAGGACATCATGCAGGCCGCGGAGGAGGACCGGCGGTACGAGGAAGGCGCGTTCCGGCGCATCGTGCGGCGCGAGTACCGCCCCCACCTGGTGATGGCCATCGCCATCCCGGTGTTCTTCGAGCTCACGGGCATGATCGTGGTGACCCTCTTCACGCCGCTCCTCTTCTACACCGTCGGGTTCACGAGCCAGAAGGCCATCCTGGGCTCCATCATCACCGACGTCGTCAGCCTGGTGTCCATCGCCATCGCCGCGATGGCCGTGGACCGCGTGGGCCGGCGGTCGCTCTTCATGGTGGGCGGCGGCATCCTGCTGGCGTGCCTGGTGGCCATGACGTGGATCTTCGGCGCGGAGCTGGGCACCAACGGCGGGAAGGCGATGCCGCGGCCGTacgcggtggcggtggtggcggtggtgtgCCTGTTCACGGCCGGGTTCGGCGTGTCGTGGGGCCCGCTCAAGTGGATCATCCCCAGCGAGATCTACCCGCTGGAGGTGAGGTCGGCGGGGCAGGGGATGAGCGAGGCCATCTCGCTCGCGCTCACCTTCGTGCAGACGCAGTCCTTCCTCAACATGCTCTGCAGCTTCAAGTACGGCACCTTCGCCTACAACGCCGGCTGGGTCGTGCTCATGACGgccttcatcttcttcttcctgcCGGAAACCAAGGGCGTGCCCATCGAGTCCCTCCGCGAGGTCTGGGCGCGCCACTGGTACTGGAAGCGCTTCGTCAAGCCGCTGACCCCCGCGCCGGAGCCGTCGGCGCCCAAGGTGGCGGATGGACCGGCCTGA
- the LOC112878812 gene encoding sugar transport protein MST1-like translates to MQSSMMALFPNIATAKLELHSLYRKYVDMFGTSSNNSTVGGHITRNMSHLPVLLIDRTFFSTGTAIRSIAISYGALILRWLLSKTSVVQRTLISRAIRSLSCWCGSLPFFVGIDVLMARLCDCTMIHNHLYGRQFILGNNPNLQGESAITMENNELCNEQPSLSSLFGHKEDYVRLALQFICYPASLKVVDVTEKKLSFNRQRLRNGYYASAFWRIMARNEQYLAYMMVLVALQLFLRITRVNVTTLFLPMLSRATSSRSSPAVIGNIVLVLVNSCGVLGSALATKQYGREVTFTMGAVLMVFCQVAIPLILEVQIGVGGGTRMPTGYTTAMFALTCVVSCGLSWSWGSFFWAIPGRKVHPAGQVLTMVLNFGVCFAQMQYFLLMLCRLKNAILAYYAMWIWS, encoded by the exons ATGCAGTCATCTATGATGGCACTCTTCCCTAACATTGCTACAGCAAAGCTGGAGCTGCATTCCCTGTACAGGAAATATGTAGATATGTTTGGTACATCATCAAACAATTCTACGGTTGGCGGCCACATCACCCGCAACATGTCGCACCTTCCTGTTCTGCTGATAGACCGTACCTTTTTCAGTACTGGTACCGCAATTCGGAGTATTGCCATCAGCTATGGAGCTCTTATTCTAAGGTGGTTACTAAGCAAAACTTCTGTTGTACAG CGCACATTGATTTCTCGTGCTATAAGATCACTATCGTGTTGGTGTGGCTCTTTGCCATTCTTTGTCGGCATTGATGTTCTGATGGCCAGGCTCTGTGATTGCACTATGATCCACAACCATCTTTATGGCCGGCAATTCATCCTTGGAAATAATCCTAACCTCCAGGGAGAATCAGCAATTACCATGGAGAATAATGAGTTGTGCAATGAACAGCCCTCCTTGTCAAGTTTATTCGGGCACAAGGAAGACTATGTCCGCCTAGCACTTCAATTTATATGCTACCCTGCAAGTCTGAAGGTTGTAGACGTAACAGAAAAGAAGCTCAGCTTTAACAGGCAGCGCCTACGGAATGGTTACTACGCAAGTGCATTTTGGAGGATCATGGCGAGGAATGAGCAATACTTGGCATACATGATGGTGCTGGTGGCGTTGCAACTCTTCCTGCGGATAACCAGAGTGAATGTTACCACTCTGTTCTTGCCGATGCTGTCCCGAGCCACAAGTTCCAGGAGCAGCCCAGCAGTGATTGGTAACATTGTGCTGGTTTTGGTGAACTCCTGTGGCGTTCTTGGATCTGCCCTTGCAACAAAACAGTATGGCAGGGAGGTGACGTTCACCATGGGTGCTGTTCTGATGGTATTTTGCCAG GTGGCAATCCCATTGATCCTGGAGGTTCAGATCGGAGTAGGCGGTGGAACTCGCATGCCGACGGGTTACACGACGGCCATGTTCGCACTGACTTGTGTTGTCTCCTGCGGCCTCAGCTGGTCGTGGGGTTCATTCTTCTGGGCCATCCCTGGTAGGAAGGTTCACCCGGCTGGACAGGTTTTAACCATGGTTCTGAACTTTGGCGTCTGCTTCGCCCAGATGCAATACTTCCTGCTGATGCTGTGCAGGCTGAAGAACGCTATCCTTGCATACTATGCAATGTGGATCTGGTCATGA
- the LOC112891289 gene encoding 40S ribosomal protein S12, with protein sequence MAEEAPVAVEAPTPVLGEPMDLMTALQLVMKKSSAHDGLVKGLREAAKAIEKHAAQLCVLAEDCDQPDYVKLVKALCSEHNVHLVTVPSAKTLGEWAGLCKIDSEGKARKVVGCSCVVVKDYGEESEGLNIVQEYVKSH encoded by the exons ATGGC GGAGGAGGCCCCTGTTGCTGTTGAGGCACCTACCCCGGTTCTTGGGGAGCCAATGGACTTGATGACTGCCCTGCAGCTCGTCATGAAGAAGTCAAGTGCCCATGATGGGCTTGTGAAGGGCCTTCGTGAGGCTGCCAAAGCCATTGAGAAGCATGCTGCTCAGCTTTGCGTGCTTGCTGAGGACTGTGACCAGCCTGATTATGTCAAACTGGTGAAGGCACTGTGCTCTGAGCACAATGTTCATCTGGTTACCGTGCCTAGTGCCAAAACTCTTGGCGAGTGGGCTGGG CTTTGCAAGATTGACTCTGAGGGCAAGGCAAGGAAGGTTGTGGGCTGCTCCTGTGTCGTTGTCAAG GACTACGGTGAAGAATCTGAGGGCCTTAACATAGTGCAGGAGTATGTCAAATCCCACTAA